From Cognatishimia activa, one genomic window encodes:
- the def gene encoding peptide deformylase: MLKPILIHPDPRLKKVCDPVADLSDDLRKLAEDMLETMYDAPGIGLAAPQIGVLQRLIVMDCVKEGDPEPVVMFNPEVLLSSDETNVYEEGCLSIPDQFAEVTRPKEVRVGWIDADGNPQEKDFDGLWATCVQHEIDHLNGKLFIDYLGPMKRQMMTRKSAKLKRELARS; this comes from the coding sequence ATGTTGAAACCGATCCTGATCCATCCCGATCCCCGTTTGAAAAAGGTCTGCGACCCGGTCGCTGACCTGAGCGATGACTTGCGCAAACTCGCTGAGGATATGCTGGAAACCATGTACGATGCGCCGGGTATTGGACTTGCCGCACCGCAGATCGGTGTGCTTCAGCGCCTGATTGTAATGGATTGCGTGAAAGAGGGTGATCCGGAGCCGGTTGTGATGTTCAATCCAGAGGTTCTGTTATCGTCTGACGAAACCAATGTTTATGAGGAGGGGTGCCTCTCGATTCCCGATCAATTTGCTGAAGTTACTCGTCCGAAAGAAGTGCGAGTCGGCTGGATTGATGCGGATGGAAATCCGCAGGAGAAAGATTTTGACGGGCTGTGGGCGACCTGTGTTCAACACGAGATTGACCACCTGAATGGCAAGCTGTTCATCGATTATCTTGGCCCGATGAAACGCCAGATGATGACCCGCAAATCTGCCAAACTGAAACGCGAGCTTGCGCGTTCATGA
- the def gene encoding peptide deformylase — translation MTVRTCLAWPDKRLRTAAEPVETLTDEDRRTWDDLIDTMEAMPGVGMGANQIGVMRRLIVVDASNERGQAVKMANPEILHKSIELREHEEASPNLPGVSAVIKRPRALTVSYMDEYGEAAEKDFVGLWATSVQHQIDHINGKMFFDHLSRTKREMLIKKARKLK, via the coding sequence ATGACGGTTCGGACGTGTCTGGCATGGCCCGATAAGCGGCTGCGCACAGCTGCGGAGCCGGTGGAAACTCTGACGGATGAAGATCGCCGGACCTGGGATGATTTGATCGATACCATGGAGGCGATGCCAGGGGTCGGCATGGGCGCGAACCAGATCGGTGTCATGCGACGTCTGATCGTGGTGGATGCATCAAATGAACGCGGGCAAGCTGTGAAAATGGCCAACCCGGAAATACTGCATAAGTCGATTGAACTGCGCGAACATGAAGAGGCGAGCCCGAACCTTCCGGGCGTTTCCGCCGTCATCAAACGTCCACGTGCCCTGACTGTGAGCTACATGGATGAATACGGCGAGGCCGCAGAGAAAGACTTTGTTGGTCTGTGGGCGACCTCGGTTCAGCACCAGATCGATCATATCAATGGCAAGATGTTCTTTGATCACCTCAGTCGCACCAAACGCGAGATGCTGATCAAGAAGGCGAGGAAGCTGAAATGA
- a CDS encoding MalY/PatB family protein, which produces MSFDNIVNRLGTGSSKWDLMERGFGVPENGGLAMWIADMDFAAPEFLQKATQGIIDNGNYGYFCGMEAFHEAMHWWMDTRHGWKVDPAWTFVTFGLGHGIATAMQAFTEKGDRIATFTPVYHEFQSKIEKSGRVNTQLPLIKDEAGRYIMDFDAYDTLMTGEEKILLISSPHNPAGRVWTQDELTAMAAFVEKHDLLLIADEIHHDLVYSGHKHLVAPIAMPEIADRMIITTAASKTFNVAGGRCGCVVIPNESLRATFKAFYDSFDINPNLWGVELTKAAYSPEGAAWVDQLVPYIEENYRTFKSAMDALPGIEMMPMESTYLSWVNFENCGLSMEEVNERVYKKALIAATPGKGLGNGGETYLRFNIGTQRARINEAADRLADVFSDLNG; this is translated from the coding sequence ATGAGCTTTGACAACATCGTCAATCGCCTTGGCACAGGATCATCCAAATGGGACCTGATGGAACGGGGTTTTGGTGTGCCAGAGAATGGCGGTCTTGCGATGTGGATCGCTGACATGGATTTCGCAGCGCCTGAGTTCCTACAAAAGGCCACCCAAGGCATCATAGATAACGGCAACTATGGCTATTTCTGTGGGATGGAGGCCTTTCATGAGGCCATGCACTGGTGGATGGATACACGGCACGGCTGGAAAGTGGATCCTGCCTGGACTTTTGTTACCTTCGGTTTGGGCCATGGCATTGCCACGGCCATGCAGGCCTTTACCGAAAAAGGTGACCGTATCGCAACCTTCACACCGGTCTATCATGAGTTTCAGTCCAAGATCGAAAAATCCGGCCGTGTAAACACACAGCTGCCGTTGATCAAAGACGAGGCTGGTCGCTATATCATGGACTTTGACGCCTATGACACCCTGATGACGGGTGAGGAAAAAATCCTGCTGATCAGCTCTCCGCATAACCCCGCGGGCCGCGTTTGGACGCAGGATGAACTCACTGCAATGGCCGCCTTCGTCGAAAAGCACGACCTGCTGCTGATCGCCGATGAAATCCACCACGATCTGGTTTATTCCGGTCACAAACATCTGGTGGCCCCAATCGCGATGCCAGAAATCGCGGACCGTATGATCATTACGACCGCCGCATCAAAGACTTTTAATGTTGCCGGTGGACGCTGCGGCTGTGTGGTTATTCCAAACGAAAGCCTGCGCGCCACCTTCAAAGCCTTTTACGATTCTTTTGACATCAATCCTAATCTCTGGGGCGTTGAACTCACAAAAGCCGCTTATTCTCCGGAAGGTGCGGCCTGGGTCGACCAGTTGGTGCCTTATATCGAAGAGAACTACCGCACGTTCAAATCTGCGATGGATGCCCTGCCGGGTATCGAGATGATGCCTATGGAATCCACCTACTTGTCCTGGGTGAACTTCGAAAACTGCGGGTTGTCGATGGAAGAGGTCAACGAACGCGTCTACAAAAAGGCACTGATTGCAGCGACACCGGGCAAGGGCCTCGGCAATGGCGGCGAAACCTATTTGCGGTTCAATATTGGCACACAGCGCGCGCGCATCAATGAGGCGGCAGACCGCCTAGCTGATGTATTTTCTGATCTGAACGGGTGA
- a CDS encoding glutathione S-transferase family protein codes for MGLLVDGKWVDQWYDTKSSGGKFVRSQAQFRNWITANGSAGLSGKEGFKAESGRYHLYVSLACPWAHRTLIFRQLKNLADHISVSVVHPDMLSEGWTFETDDHGATGDTLYGNDFAHQIYTKADPDYSGRVTVPILWDKKQETIVSNESSEIIRMFNSAFNELTGNTLDFWPKAQRNAIEEANQRVYSNVNNGVYKCGFATTQEAYDAAVVPLFETLDWLEERLSKSRYLMGDQQTEADWRLFTTLIRFDPVYHLHFKCNLKRLIDYPNLWAFTRDLYQTTGVDETVNMQHIVRHYHYSHDSINPHRIIPINPKLDYREPHGRS; via the coding sequence ATGGGTTTGCTTGTAGACGGCAAATGGGTCGACCAATGGTATGATACCAAAAGCAGCGGCGGGAAATTTGTCCGCTCGCAAGCACAGTTTCGCAATTGGATTACGGCAAATGGGAGTGCTGGCCTAAGCGGCAAAGAGGGCTTCAAAGCAGAGAGTGGTCGCTATCATCTCTATGTGTCGCTCGCTTGTCCTTGGGCGCACCGCACTCTGATCTTTCGTCAGCTCAAAAACCTTGCAGACCATATTTCTGTGTCCGTTGTTCACCCTGACATGCTTTCAGAGGGGTGGACCTTTGAAACAGACGATCACGGTGCAACAGGTGACACGCTTTACGGCAATGACTTTGCGCACCAAATCTATACGAAAGCTGACCCGGACTACAGCGGGCGAGTGACTGTCCCGATACTGTGGGACAAGAAACAGGAAACCATCGTATCAAACGAAAGTTCCGAAATTATCCGAATGTTCAACTCAGCCTTTAATGAGTTGACTGGAAACACTTTGGACTTCTGGCCGAAAGCCCAGCGCAACGCCATCGAAGAAGCAAATCAACGCGTCTATTCCAACGTCAACAATGGTGTCTACAAATGCGGTTTCGCGACGACACAGGAAGCCTATGATGCTGCGGTGGTCCCATTGTTTGAAACGCTCGATTGGCTTGAGGAACGGCTTTCCAAATCTCGCTACTTGATGGGAGATCAGCAAACCGAAGCGGATTGGCGGCTGTTCACAACCCTCATTCGCTTTGATCCGGTCTACCATCTGCATTTCAAATGCAACCTGAAGCGGTTGATCGACTATCCAAACCTCTGGGCCTTCACACGCGATCTCTACCAAACGACTGGCGTGGATGAGACCGTCAATATGCAGCACATCGTGCGGCACTATCACTACAGCCACGACAGCATTAACCCGCATCGGATTATCCCTATCAATCCAAAACTCGACTACAGGGAACCGCACGGTCGCAGCTGA
- a CDS encoding threonine-phosphate decarboxylase yields the protein MQERDHGGGLDAAIKRWGGTRTDWLDLSTGINPTPYPLPEFKAHCWGALPDKAAERALLDAARKFWNVPDEAEILAAPGASSLIARMPMLFEHGTVDIPKPTYNEHAAAFAAQGWNESTSSQVRVLVHPNNPTGQLWSRDDLNAPVIVIDESFCDVTPDHSMISEAGKPGRIILKSFGKFWGLAGLRLGFLIAEPKIIAKMRDMIGPWAVSGPALDVGTRALLDHDWAEETRINLRKDAARLDGLMTKATAELEGGCDLFRLYKVDNAQNWHDRFAEHKILTRIFPYSDTFIRLGFPPQNGWEQLINCLDT from the coding sequence ATGCAGGAACGAGATCACGGAGGCGGGTTAGACGCCGCAATCAAACGCTGGGGCGGCACGCGCACCGACTGGCTTGATCTGTCTACCGGCATCAATCCAACACCGTACCCGCTCCCGGAATTTAAAGCGCATTGTTGGGGGGCACTTCCCGACAAAGCCGCCGAACGGGCGCTACTCGATGCCGCTCGTAAATTTTGGAATGTTCCGGACGAGGCAGAAATTCTGGCCGCACCCGGCGCATCCAGCCTGATTGCGCGCATGCCAATGCTTTTTGAGCATGGGACTGTGGATATTCCTAAACCCACTTATAATGAACATGCAGCGGCCTTCGCAGCCCAAGGCTGGAATGAAAGCACAAGCAGCCAGGTGCGGGTTCTTGTGCATCCCAACAATCCAACCGGCCAGCTCTGGTCCCGCGATGACCTGAACGCTCCAGTTATTGTCATTGACGAAAGCTTCTGCGACGTCACGCCCGACCATTCGATGATCTCAGAAGCAGGAAAACCCGGTCGGATCATCCTGAAAAGCTTCGGGAAATTCTGGGGTCTTGCCGGGCTGCGCCTGGGGTTTCTGATTGCCGAACCAAAGATCATTGCAAAAATGCGCGATATGATCGGTCCTTGGGCCGTGTCTGGCCCCGCTCTCGACGTTGGCACACGCGCGCTGCTTGACCACGATTGGGCGGAGGAGACCCGCATTAACCTGCGCAAAGACGCTGCTCGGCTTGATGGATTGATGACCAAAGCCACTGCGGAGCTTGAAGGTGGTTGTGATCTTTTCCGGCTCTACAAAGTAGACAACGCCCAAAACTGGCACGATCGCTTCGCCGAACATAAGATTTTAACCCGTATCTTTCCCTATTCTGACACCTTCATACGCCTAGGCTTCCCGCCCCAAAATGGCTGGGAGCAACTGATCAACTGCCTGGATACATGA